A part of Periophthalmus magnuspinnatus isolate fPerMag1 chromosome 19, fPerMag1.2.pri, whole genome shotgun sequence genomic DNA contains:
- the vwa2 gene encoding von Willebrand factor A domain-containing protein 2, with protein MRCVHLSLFSLLLLSQVERVALVQEIQTSHDNINKINAAGEMMKCSAAMDILFLLDGSYSVGKGSFERSKHYAIKLSQALDIGPQKVRVGLIQFGSTPRLEFSLDKYTTKQELKKHMKKITYRGGSTQTGLALKYILRKGFQGGHNSSDVARITILLTDGRSQGNVIQAAAQLKEAGVVLFAVGLRYPRWEELHDMASEPIESHVFFAEHFYDAINGLYTTLTTFSVCNATPIGCQVESFPCERKTLETVKTLQGNFMCWKGSKGSSPYTSLCPFYSYSKAYKRHPTVCHRTICPDPCDSQPCLNGGTCVSEGPEGYHCVCPPGYGGHPHCAPAISLDCSVDLLFLLEGSSTLRLEGFHRLKSFLKRFLQTVMANDTPSKIGLAVYGGETKVEAQVGVFKGDVKGLLRAVDALQPVGGDAMTGKALRYVTRNGFLSPQVFADVSDDLPRVVVLITATPSADEVVEPSKYARDREIFLVGVGPESLKGQLNNITGNPQRTLTYSTPDWFSAKIPELKAKICSVDTQGCLGQAVDLVFAVDASAGVGKDNFSFLRDFVSSITVQFDINRDVAQMAVVTYGRRAETLFNLDAHETGSSILKAVQEANYIGGVASTGAALLHVHSKVLTVAKGARPGVNKAVVVLTDGSSGEDAVVPAQKLRDNGVSVFVIGVGDVQRERLLTIAGSEERMISVSSYEDLKYFEDVLVQMVCTEVKKPVNLCKPNPCMNDGLCITLTGGSFRCQCEGYEGPHCEIKSSRSSTRGDQPKPAGLKKKSRQKKSHKELLYHYKQHRRQRHTRQ; from the exons ATGCGCTGTGTTCATCTCTCGCTATTCTCATTGCTGCTGCTCTCCCAAG TTGAACGTGTGGCTTTGGTCCAGGAGATCCAAACCAGTCATGACAACATTAACAAGATCAATGCAGCAGGAGAGA TGATGAAATGTTCAGCTGCCATGGACATTCTGTTCCTCCTGGACGGGTCCTACAGTGTGGGCAAAGGCAGTTTTGAGAGATCCAAGCACTACGCCATAAAACTGAGTCAGGCATTAGACATTGGGCCACAAAAG GTTCGAGTTGGTTTGATTCAATTTGGGTCCACCCCTCGTCTGGAGTTTTCTCTTGACAAATACACCACCAAACAAGAACTTAAGAAGCACATGAAAAAGATAACTTACAG AGGTGGCAGCACACAGACCGGCCTGGCTCTGAAGTACATCCTGAGAAAAGGTTTCCAGGGGGGTCATAATTCATCGGACGTGGCGCGAATCACCATCCTCCTGACTGACGGCCGGTCCCAGGGCAACGTGATCCAAGCAGCTGCTCAACTGAAGGAGGCCGGAGTGGTGCTGTTTGCTGTAGGACTGCGCTATCCCAG ATGGGAGGAGCTACATGACATGGCCAGTGAGCCCATTGagagtcatgttttttttgcagagcATTTCTATGATGCCATCAACGGACTTTACACCACTCTAACCACTTTTTCTGTCTGCAATGCAACACCCATTG GCTGTCAGGTGGAGTCATTCCCCTGTGAGAGAAAAACATTGGAGACTGTCAAAACGCTGCAGGGAAACTTCATGTGCTGGAAAGGCTCTAAAGGCTCCTCTCCGTACACATCGCTTTGCCCTTTCTACAG CTATAGCAAGGCTTACAAAAGACATCCGACAGTCTGCCATCGAACTATTTGCCCCG atCCATGTGACTCCCAGCCCTGTCTGAACGGAGGGACTTGTGTGTCTGAGGGTCCAGAGGGGTACCACTGCGTGTGCCCACCTGGGTATGGAGGGCACCCGCACTGTG CTCCTGCCATCTCTCTGGACTGTTCAGTTGACCTGCTCTTCCTATTGGAGGGATCATCCACATTAAGACTAGAAGGCTTTCACCGCCTTAAGTCTTTTCTAAAACGATTTCTCCAAACTGTAATGGCCAACGACACTCCCAGTAAAATCGGCTTGGCTGTATATGGTGGAGAGACCAAAGTTGAAGCCCAAGTCGGAGTATTTAAGGGGGACGTTAAAGGTCTTCTGCGGGCTGTGGATGCTCTTCAACCTGTAGGAGGGGATGCCATGACTGGAAAAGCTCTCCGCTACGTCACACGCAACGGTTTTCTGAGCCCGCAAGTTTTTGCAGATGTTTCAGATGATTTGCCCCGAGTGGTTGTTCTGATAACTGCTACCCCCTCCGCGGATGAGGTAGTGGAACCATCCAAATATGCACGGGACAGGGAGATATTTCTTGTTGGTGTGGGTCCAGAAAGTCTCAAAGGACAACTGAACAATATTACAGGGAATCCACAGAGGACGCTCACATACTCCACACCGGACTGGTTCAGCGCAAAGATACCAGAGCTGAAAGCCAAGATCTGCAGTGTGGACACCCAAG gatGTTTGGGCCAAGCCGTGGACCTTGTATTCGCCGTGGATGCCTCTGCAGGAGTGGGCAAAgataacttctcctttctgcggGACTTTGTGAGCAGCATCACCGTTCAGTTCGACATCAACCGCGACGTGGCACAGATGGCAGTGGTCACCTACGGCCGTCGCGCTGAGACCCTCTTTAACCTGGACGCCCACGAGACCGGCTCCTCTATCCTCAAAGCTGTGCAGGAGGCAAACTACATAGGAGGTGTGGCTTCTACTGGCGCCGCTCTCCTCCATGTGCACTCCAAAGTTCTGACCGTGGCCAAAGGGGCGCGGCCAGGGGTCAACAAAGCCGTGGTGGTCCTGACAGATGGGTCCAGTGGGGAGGATGCGGTGGTCCCTGCGCAGAAGCTAAGAGACAATGGAGTTTCTGTGTTTGTGATCGGAGTAGGGGACGTCCAAAGGGAGAGGCTACTGACCATcgcggggtcagaggagcgcATGATCTCTGTGTCGTCCTATGAGGATCTGAAGTACTTTGAGGACGTGCTGGTGCAGATGGTGTGCACAG AGGTGAAAAAGCCAGTGAACCTGTGCAAGCCCAACCCATGTATGAACGATGGCCTTTGCATCACATTGACTGGAGGGAGCTTCCGCTGCCAGTGCGAAGGCTACGAGGGACCACACTGCGAAATAA AAAGCAGCCGGTCATCCACCAGAGGAGATCAGCCCAAACCTGCAGGTCTGAAGAAGAAGAGTCGACAGAAGAAGAGCCATAAGGAGCTGCTTTATCACTACAAACAGCAccgcagacagagacacacacgccAATGA